In Vreelandella piezotolerans, one genomic interval encodes:
- the fdxA gene encoding ferredoxin FdxA: MTFVVTENCIQCKYTDCVEVCPVDCFYEGPNFLVIHPDECIDCALCEPECPAEAIFSEDELPDGQEPFIEINAELAEVWPNIAEKKDPLPDAEEWDGKTGKLEKLER, translated from the coding sequence ATGACGTTTGTCGTTACCGAGAACTGCATCCAATGCAAATACACCGACTGTGTGGAAGTTTGCCCGGTCGACTGCTTCTACGAAGGCCCCAACTTCCTGGTCATTCACCCAGACGAGTGCATTGACTGCGCGCTGTGTGAGCCAGAGTGTCCTGCTGAGGCGATATTCTCTGAGGATGAGCTGCCCGATGGCCAGGAGCCTTTCATCGAGATCAACGCGGAGCTGGCCGAAGTATGGCCCAATATTGCCGAGAAGAAAGACCCTCTGCCCGATGCAGAAGAGTGGGATGGCAAAACGGGTAAGCTGGAAAAACTCGAGCGTTGA
- the kdsA gene encoding 3-deoxy-8-phosphooctulonate synthase: MSSQSPFPEHHIHVAGLTAGNSLPLMLLGGMNVLESAELADEVAQAYVNVTQKLGMPYVFKASFDKANRSSIHSYRGPGLEKGLQILADIKARHDVPIITDVHEPWQAAPAAEVADIIQLPAFLARQTDLVVAMAKTGAAINIKKPQFLAPHEMRHILTKFQEAGNDRLMLCERGTSFGYNNLVVDMLGFGDMKQTGYPVFFDVTHALQRPGGRADSADGRRAQVAELARAGVAVGLAGLFLEAHPDPDNAKCDGPCALPLDQLEPFLTQLSQLDALVKGFDPLTIR, encoded by the coding sequence ATGTCTTCTCAGTCTCCATTCCCAGAGCATCACATCCACGTTGCCGGCTTAACCGCCGGCAATTCTTTGCCACTCATGCTGCTGGGCGGTATGAACGTACTGGAGTCGGCGGAGCTGGCCGATGAAGTCGCACAGGCTTATGTGAATGTGACGCAAAAGCTGGGCATGCCGTATGTGTTCAAGGCCAGTTTTGATAAAGCGAACCGCAGTTCGATCCACTCTTACCGCGGGCCTGGGCTGGAAAAAGGCCTGCAAATCCTGGCTGATATCAAGGCCCGCCATGACGTGCCCATCATCACCGACGTGCACGAGCCGTGGCAGGCAGCGCCTGCGGCGGAAGTCGCCGACATCATCCAACTGCCGGCCTTTTTGGCGCGCCAAACCGATCTCGTCGTAGCAATGGCGAAAACCGGTGCGGCGATCAACATCAAAAAGCCGCAGTTTTTGGCCCCGCACGAAATGCGCCATATCCTCACCAAGTTTCAGGAAGCGGGCAACGACCGCCTGATGCTATGTGAACGCGGCACCAGTTTTGGCTACAACAACCTCGTCGTGGACATGCTGGGCTTTGGCGACATGAAGCAGACCGGTTATCCGGTGTTCTTCGATGTCACCCATGCTCTGCAGCGTCCAGGTGGCCGGGCGGACAGCGCCGATGGCCGCCGTGCCCAGGTTGCCGAGCTTGCTCGCGCGGGTGTGGCAGTGGGCTTGGCCGGGCTGTTTTTGGAAGCTCATCCAGACCCCGATAACGCCAAGTGCGATGGCCCCTGCGCACTGCCACTGGACCAGCTCGAGCCGTTTCTGACCCAACTGTCACAGCTGGACGCACTGGTCAAAGGCTTCGACCCCTTGACCATCCGTTAA
- the eno gene encoding phosphopyruvate hydratase, whose product MTKIVEISALEVLDSRGNPTVQATVRLESGAVGVACAPSGASTGSREALELRDGDKARYLGKGVLKAVEAVNGKIRDALLGMDARDQRGLDNAMLELDGTDNKATLGANAILAVSLAAAKAAANAKGVPLYAHIAELYGQPGQYSMPVPMMNILNGGEHADNNVDIQEFMVQPVGATNFREGLRMGAEIFHALKKVLSAKGLSTSVGDEGGFAPNLASNADALAVIKQAVADAGYTLGSDVTLALDCASSEFYKDGQYDLSGEGKRYDAEGFADYLAGLCADYPIVSIEDGMDESDWAGWKALTDKLGDKVQLVGDDLFVTNTNILKRGIDEQIGNSILIKFNQIGSLSETLDAIKMAQDAGFTAVISHRSGETEDTTIADLAVGTCAGQIKTGSLCRSDRVAKYNRLLVIEAELGDVSYPGLKAIKGQ is encoded by the coding sequence ATGACCAAAATTGTTGAAATCAGTGCGCTGGAAGTGCTCGATTCGCGCGGTAACCCGACCGTTCAAGCCACCGTACGTTTGGAAAGCGGTGCCGTCGGCGTTGCCTGTGCCCCCAGCGGTGCCTCCACGGGCTCCCGCGAAGCACTCGAACTGCGTGATGGCGACAAGGCGCGCTACCTCGGTAAAGGCGTTTTAAAAGCCGTCGAGGCCGTGAATGGCAAGATTCGTGATGCGTTGTTGGGAATGGATGCGCGGGACCAGCGCGGTTTGGACAATGCCATGCTGGAGTTGGATGGCACGGATAACAAGGCGACTCTGGGAGCCAATGCGATTCTGGCGGTGTCGCTCGCGGCAGCCAAGGCGGCGGCCAATGCTAAAGGCGTGCCACTGTATGCCCATATCGCCGAGCTTTACGGCCAGCCCGGCCAGTACAGCATGCCGGTCCCGATGATGAACATTCTGAACGGCGGCGAGCACGCGGACAACAACGTGGATATTCAGGAGTTCATGGTGCAGCCGGTTGGCGCTACGAACTTCCGTGAAGGTCTGCGTATGGGCGCAGAGATCTTCCACGCCCTCAAGAAAGTGCTCTCTGCCAAAGGGCTGTCTACCTCGGTGGGTGATGAAGGCGGTTTTGCGCCAAACCTTGCATCCAACGCCGACGCGCTGGCGGTCATCAAGCAAGCCGTTGCCGATGCGGGTTACACGTTGGGGAGCGATGTCACCTTGGCCTTGGACTGTGCTTCCTCCGAATTCTATAAAGACGGCCAGTACGACCTCTCTGGCGAAGGCAAGCGCTACGACGCCGAAGGTTTTGCGGACTACCTGGCGGGCCTGTGTGCCGACTACCCCATCGTGTCTATCGAAGACGGCATGGACGAGTCCGACTGGGCCGGTTGGAAAGCCTTGACCGACAAGCTGGGCGACAAGGTGCAGCTGGTGGGGGACGACCTGTTCGTCACCAATACCAACATCCTTAAGCGTGGCATTGACGAGCAGATCGGTAACTCGATTCTGATCAAGTTCAACCAGATTGGCTCGCTCTCCGAAACTCTCGACGCGATCAAAATGGCCCAAGATGCGGGCTTTACGGCGGTCATCTCCCACCGTAGTGGTGAAACCGAAGACACCACCATTGCCGATCTGGCCGTAGGCACCTGTGCGGGACAAATCAAGACCGGGTCGCTGTGTCGCTCTGACCGTGTCGCGAAGTACAACCGCCTGCTGGTGATCGAAGCCGAGCTGGGTGATGTGAGCTACCCCGGTTTGAAAGCCATCAAAGGCCAATAG
- a CDS encoding CTP synthase encodes MTRYIFVTGGVVSSLGKGIASASLAAILEARGLKVTMLKLDPYINVDPGTMSPFQHGEVFVTEDGAETDLDLGHYERFIRTKMTQGNNFTTGRVYEHVLRKERRGDYLGGTVQVIPHITDEIKQRVYAGGEGFDVALVEIGGTVGDIESLPFLESIRQIRSELGASRAIYMHLTLVPYIKTAGETKTKPTQHSVKELRSIGIQPDILICRSEVELEESERRKIALFTNVEERAVVPLQDADTIYRIPLMLHEHGLDDIVCDKLRLEAAPADLSEWVKVLDAKLNPLKSVSIAMVGKYMELLDAYKSLNEALIHAGIQGRIKVNVDYIDSEDIERHGTERLAGKDAILVPGGFGERGVEGKILTAQFARENNIPYLGICLGMQVAVIEFARNVAGWKDANSTEFTHDTKHPVVGLITEWINAEGKIELRDAASDLGGTMRLGGQVCHLKSGSKAREAYGADEIVERHRHRFEVNNQFIDELETAGLVISGKSVDQSLVEMVELADHPWYVACQFHPEFTSTPRDGHPLFSGFVNAALEHKTARTRAHAAPQE; translated from the coding sequence ATGACACGATATATCTTCGTGACCGGCGGCGTTGTGTCCTCTCTTGGCAAGGGCATCGCGTCTGCCTCGCTGGCGGCGATTCTAGAGGCCCGCGGCCTTAAGGTCACCATGCTCAAGCTCGACCCGTACATCAACGTGGACCCGGGCACCATGAGTCCTTTCCAGCACGGCGAGGTATTCGTCACCGAGGATGGCGCCGAGACGGACTTGGACTTAGGTCACTACGAACGCTTCATTCGTACCAAAATGACCCAGGGCAACAACTTCACTACGGGCCGTGTGTACGAACACGTGCTGCGCAAAGAGCGCCGTGGCGATTATCTGGGCGGCACCGTGCAGGTCATTCCGCACATCACTGATGAAATCAAGCAGCGCGTCTACGCCGGTGGCGAAGGCTTCGACGTGGCGCTGGTGGAGATCGGCGGTACGGTCGGCGATATCGAGTCACTGCCCTTCCTGGAGTCCATTCGTCAGATTCGCAGCGAGCTTGGCGCCAGCCGCGCCATTTACATGCACCTGACTCTGGTGCCGTACATCAAGACCGCTGGCGAAACCAAGACCAAGCCGACACAGCACAGCGTCAAAGAGTTGCGCTCCATCGGTATCCAACCAGACATTCTGATTTGCCGTAGCGAAGTCGAGCTCGAAGAGAGCGAGCGCCGCAAGATTGCGCTGTTCACCAATGTGGAAGAGCGTGCAGTAGTGCCGCTGCAAGACGCCGACACCATCTACCGCATTCCGCTGATGCTCCACGAGCACGGTCTAGACGATATCGTCTGTGACAAGCTGCGCCTGGAAGCGGCACCTGCGGACCTGTCGGAGTGGGTCAAGGTACTCGATGCCAAGCTCAACCCGCTGAAGTCGGTGAGCATCGCCATGGTCGGCAAGTACATGGAGCTGCTGGATGCCTACAAGTCGCTGAATGAAGCGCTGATCCACGCGGGTATTCAGGGTCGAATCAAGGTCAACGTCGACTATATCGACTCCGAAGACATCGAGCGTCACGGCACCGAGCGCCTGGCAGGCAAAGACGCCATTCTAGTGCCCGGTGGTTTTGGCGAGCGCGGCGTGGAAGGCAAGATTCTGACCGCTCAGTTCGCTCGCGAAAACAACATCCCTTACCTGGGTATTTGTCTGGGTATGCAGGTAGCGGTGATCGAGTTCGCGCGTAACGTAGCTGGTTGGAAAGACGCCAACTCCACCGAGTTTACCCACGACACCAAGCACCCCGTCGTGGGCTTGATCACTGAGTGGATCAACGCCGAAGGCAAGATCGAGCTGCGCGATGCGGCCTCGGATCTTGGTGGCACCATGCGCTTGGGTGGCCAGGTTTGCCATTTGAAATCAGGCAGCAAAGCCCGCGAAGCCTATGGGGCTGACGAGATCGTCGAGCGTCATCGTCACCGCTTCGAGGTCAATAACCAGTTCATCGATGAGCTGGAAACGGCAGGCCTGGTGATTTCCGGCAAGAGCGTTGATCAGTCGCTGGTGGAGATGGTCGAGCTGGCCGATCACCCCTGGTACGTGGCGTGTCAGTTCCATCCAGAGTTCACGTCCACCCCTCGTGATGGTCACCCGCTCTTCTCTGGCTTCGTCAATGCCGCGTTAGAGCACAAAACGGCACGGACCCGTGCCCACGCCGCACCTCAGGAATAA